Below is a genomic region from Nitrosopumilus sp. b3.
ATCGTTTTGTAGATATTGGGGTTTGTATGCAATCTTGATTTTTTTATTAACAGTACCTGAATCTGGATTTTCAACTCCTGCTATCATCTTCATCATGGTTGTTTTTCCAAGAGCATTAGCACCCATTATGCCTAAAACTTCACCTTTTCTTACCTCTCCTGCTTCAACTGTTACCAAAAATGTTGGATATTTTTTTACTAATTTTGGATATGTAACTATTGTACTTCCCTCTTCAAAAATATCTGTGGTAGATGATGATACATCAAAAGAAAATTTCTTGTCTCTAAATCTTACATTCTCATTTGGTAAATATCCATCAAGGAATACATTGATCCCAATTTTTGTAGATAGAATTGTAGATACAATTCCATATGCTCCTGGTTCACCATATAGAACTTCAATATAGTCACTAAGAAAATCAAGTAATGTTAGATCGTGCTCTACAACCATCACACTTTTTCCAATTTTTGCCAAGTTCTGAATTACTCTGGCAACACCTGTTCTTTGAAAAACATCATTGTATGACGATGGTTCATCAAAGAAGTAAAATTCTGTATCTTTTGATGCAGCAGCTGCTACTGCAATTCTTTGTAACTCTCCACCACTTAATTCTTTTAATCTCTGTTCCATAGAATTTTCTAATCCTAATTCTTTGATTAATTCTCTTGATACGCCTCTTTCGTCATATTTATCAAGAAGTTCTTTTCCTGTTCCCTCAAATGCTTGTGCAATATGATGAACTTGCTGTGGTTTGATTGATGCGCGAATTTGTTTTTGCTCAATTTTTTCAAAATGTTGTTTAAGTTCAGTACCACTATAATGTTTTAAAATTTCATCCCATTCTGGAGGATTTTCATATCTTCCCAGGTTTGGTTTTAAATTTCCTGATAGAATATTGACAACTGTACTTTTGCCCATACCGTTTCTTCCCAGTAGACCCACTACTTCGCCTTTTTTTGGAGTAGGTAATTTGAATAATCTAAATGAATTATCCCCATACTGGTGAATTTTATCAGTAGCCAACTCACTTGCTAGATTTACAATAGTTATTGCATCAAAAGGACATACTTTAACACAAATTCCACATCCGTTACAGATTTCTTCATCAATCTTGGCTTTCTTTGATTCCTCATTGATAACAATACATTCTGCCCCTGATTTGTTAACCGGACAATACTTTATGCACTCTAAACCACATTTTTGTGGTTGACACAGGTCTTGATCTAAAACGGCTACTCTGTGAGTCATGCTTTTATCCCGTATTTTCTTTGTTTTATACCTATTTTGAGCGTATTTGAAATCTGGCGTTAGGTTAATAGATGAGAATTCTTCATTAATTTTCAAGCCGGCCATAGCGTTAGGGTGCGACCCAATCCCATTCCGAACTTGGAAGTCAAACCTGACGTCGCTGTTGTGCTACTAAAATGCGAGAGCCTTTGGGAAGCAACAGTGCTGGCATTTTCTAATTTATAATCAATCTTTTAATATCTAGAAACTTGGATTGAAATGAATTCAATGCCTAATTGTAGCGTTTGTGGAGAAATGTGTGATAATGACATTAGATTATTGAATCACATGATGGATAAACATGGTTGGAGAAATCCAAACGTTGGAACCCCTGATAGAAATAGTAGAGGATACTAATTTTATAATTTTTGCAAATAATCTAAGATTAATCTTACACCAAAACCTGTTGCTCCTTTTGGATTATATGATTTTTCTTTAGTAGCTATTTGAGTCCAAGCAACACCTGCAATATCAAAATGTATCCATGGTGTGTCATTAATTGCATTTCTCAAAAATGCAGCAGCTGTTATAGTTCCTGCAGCTCTTCCTATGCCCACATTTTTCATATCTGCCACATCTGATTTTATCATATCCATGTAGTTTTGATTAAGTGGAAGTTCCCACACTTCCTCACTTGTATTCTTTGACGCATCTTTGATCTTCTTTGTTAATTTTTCATTGTTTGATATAATAGCCGCAACATTAGTTCCTAATGCGACTATACATGCACCTGTAAGAGTTGCAAAATCAATTATTGCCTTTGGTGAATATTGTTTTTCTCCATATGACAACGCATCAGATAAAATCAATCTTCCTTCTGCATCAGTATTTAGAATTTCGGCCGTTTTACCACCATACAATTTTATGATGTCTCCCGGCCTGTATGATTCTCCTCCTGGCATATTTTCAACTGAGGGAATAATTCCTACAACATTGATTGGTAATTTTAATTCTGAAACTGCTTTCATTATTCCTAAAACTGTACAACCACCACACTTGTCAAATTTCATTTCATCCATTTTGTCTCCCGGCTTTAAGGAAATTCCCCCTGTATCAAATGTAACAGCTTTTCCAACAAGAACAATGGGCTTTTCATTTTTTCGTCCATTATTATATTCTAAAATAATTAGTTTAGGTTCATTTTTACTCCCTTGTCCTACAGCAGAAATTCCACCAAAACCTTTCTTTTTTAATTCAAGTTTAGAAATTACAGTGCATTTCATTTTATTCTTTTTCGAAATATATTTTGCAAAATTTGCTAAAGTTGTTGGAGTACATTCGTTTGGGGGTAAATTTGCAATACTTTTGGTAAATATTGCTCCATCTGCAATAATTTCAGAGATTCTGATGGCCTTTGAAATGTTGTTAGATTTTGAAACAATAATTGTAAGATCTGGTGATTTCTCTATTTTCTCTTCTTTGAATTTATCAAATTTGTATAGGGCCATTTTGTAGCCTTCTACAATCTGTGAAACAGAGGAGATTGGATCGCATGCAAAACTAGGAGGAGATATAATTGAACATTGACTCAACTTTAACTCTCTTGCTTTTTGTGCAATTTTGCCTGAAACATATCTGATGGTATCGTTTGTCAGATCTTCTTTTTTTCCTAGCCCTGCAAGAAGCATTCTTTTTGCATACCTTCCTTCTGGAGTTGGAATTATGCTCAATTTTCCCAACTTTCCATCCATATCTTTTAGAGCTTGATTAATTGATGATGCTGTTTTCCCATCTGTTTTTGTTAATCCTAATACTTTGTTTGAATTTTCAAAGACAAACCCACAAAGAAATTCTGTTTTATTTTTTATGGTATTTTCAGTTTTTACTTTCACTGAATTTGGTATCTTTGAAGCATTATTTAGATTTACTAAAAATTAATTTTTTTGCTATTCGTTAGTAAACTAGCTGATCTAACAAAAACTGCTTTGGCTGTTTTACAATCTTGCTCACACGAATCATCAATATCAATTGAAGTAAATTTTTTTGTTTTTTTAGAAAAAAATGATTTTAATAATGGAAGTAATGCTGCTCTTCCGCCATATGCTCTTTTCTTATCAATAAACCAAAACATATCCAAAGCAGACTCGTCTAAAATTTCATCTCGTATCTTTTTTCCAAACTCTGAATAATGACCTATGATTGTGATTTTACCTCTTGCAAAAAATTTAACAATTTTTACAAATTTCATACACAAGTAACATTGATTATCAAAAACTACAATTGGAGTATGATCTTCAATTTCCATATTATTAGATAATCCCGATCAAATTAAAATATTGCAGAAGTAGATTTTTATTCAATTTACAAAGATAACGTTCGAGATGGGACTCAATTATTATCAAATAAAGAAAAATATTCTAAGAGCCCGAAAATTAGTGATTAAAGGGACTAATGCTGCTGGCTCTGGACATCCTGGAGGTTCTTTTTCAATGGCAGAAATTATGGGGTGTTTATTTGGTAAATATTTGAAATTTGATCCTCAAAACCCTCAATGGGAAGATCGAGATCGTCTAGTTCTTTCTAAAGGTCATGCATCTCCGGGATTGTTTTCAAACATGGCAGTTGCTGGATATTTCCCTGAATCTGAACTTGAAACATTGAGAAAATTTGGTAGTAAATTACAGGGTCATCCTGATCTTAAATGTCCCGGTGTAGAATTTTGTGGTGGTTCACTGGGAACTGGATTATCTTACTCTATTGGGATTGCTCTTGCAGCAAAAATTGATTCTAAAAATCATCATGTCTACACAATTATTGGTGATGGGGAATCTGATGAGGGGCAAGTTTGGGAGGCTGCAATGACTGCTGCAAAATATAAAGTTGATAATCTTACTGCTTTTCTTGATAGGAATTTTATCCAACAAGATTCTTACACTGAAAAAATTATGCCACTTGATGAAAAATTAGAGGGTGACGATCTTTCTGAGATGTGGAAAGATGCATCACGTTGGAAGACCGGTGATAAATGGAGATCTTTTGGTTGGAATGTTATTGAAATTGATGGTCATAGAGTTGAACAAATTAGTGCTGCAATTACAAAAGCAAATGCAACAAAAGGTGTACCTACAATGATAATCTCTAGAACAATAAAGGGTAAATCTGTTGAACACATGGAAGATAATCCTCAATGGCATGGCAAAGCTCCTGACTCTGATGTGGTTCCTATAATTAATTCTGAATTGGATTCACAATTCATGATTGCACCATCAATAATTGCAGGAGATATGACAAATTTAGAAAATGAAATTAAAAGATGTGTCTCTGGGAGGGCAGACTATATTCATCTTGATGTAATGGATGGACAATTTGTATCAACAAAAACTTTTGATCATAATAAAATCAAAGAATTAAGACCTCTTACTGTGATTCCATTTGATTCTCACTTGATGATTAACGAACCCGTAAAACACGTTCAGGATTACATTGATGCAGGTAGTGACATAATTACAGTACATGCAGAAGTAACTGATGAATCTAGTTTTGGAGAAATTCATGATTTACTAAAACAAAATCAAGTTGGTGTGGGATTTGCAATAAATCCTGATACTGAAATACCTGAATGGTCATACAAATTCTTACCATCACTTGATCAACTAATTGTAATGTCTGTTGTACCTGGAAAATCTGGACAAAAATACATTGAAGAAACACACTCAAAGATGACTAGAATAAATTCTATTCTCAAAGAACACCATTTCTCAGGTTATATTGAGGCTGATGGAGGCGTAAATCTAGAAAATATAGGTTCAATTTTTGCTGATGGGGCCCGTGTATTTGTTGGAGGTGGAGCAATTATCGGACAACAAGATGTAAGATCTGCAATTAGGGATTTTAGGAATGAAGTTTTAAAATCTAGACGACGTATTTTACTAGACAAAGCAAATGAGTTAGGTGGTATTGACTTGGTGAAGAAATGGATTGGTTTACATGTTGTAGGAGAAAAACAAGATCAAATTAAAAAAATTGCACAGGAGGTAGGATATCTTTGAATGATCCTGTAATGACTGATATGCGTTCAGCATATTCCAAATCTCTTGTACAAATTGGAAAAGAAAATCCTAATGTTGTAGTTTTAGGTGCAGATACAACTGATTCTCTCAAGACTTCTGATTTTGGTAGGGAATTTCCTGATAGG
It encodes:
- a CDS encoding ribosome biogenesis/translation initiation ATPase RLI, with amino-acid sequence MTHRVAVLDQDLCQPQKCGLECIKYCPVNKSGAECIVINEESKKAKIDEEICNGCGICVKVCPFDAITIVNLASELATDKIHQYGDNSFRLFKLPTPKKGEVVGLLGRNGMGKSTVVNILSGNLKPNLGRYENPPEWDEILKHYSGTELKQHFEKIEQKQIRASIKPQQVHHIAQAFEGTGKELLDKYDERGVSRELIKELGLENSMEQRLKELSGGELQRIAVAAAASKDTEFYFFDEPSSYNDVFQRTGVARVIQNLAKIGKSVMVVEHDLTLLDFLSDYIEVLYGEPGAYGIVSTILSTKIGINVFLDGYLPNENVRFRDKKFSFDVSSSTTDIFEEGSTIVTYPKLVKKYPTFLVTVEAGEVRKGEVLGIMGANALGKTTMMKMIAGVENPDSGTVNKKIKIAYKPQYLQNDIDVEVISVLDKANGNSVEGSMEEEQILEPLKIKKLYNKSIKNLSGGELQKVAVASCLLQKVDLYALDEPSAFLDVEDRIAIAKFIQKFVRSFGKSAIIIDHDLQLMDLISDSIVIFEGESGVSGTATTPMRKAEAMNRFLKSLDMSFRRDERSLRPRVNKLESRLDKDQKSSGNFYYKH
- a CDS encoding leucyl aminopeptidase; this encodes MKVKTENTIKNKTEFLCGFVFENSNKVLGLTKTDGKTASSINQALKDMDGKLGKLSIIPTPEGRYAKRMLLAGLGKKEDLTNDTIRYVSGKIAQKARELKLSQCSIISPPSFACDPISSVSQIVEGYKMALYKFDKFKEEKIEKSPDLTIIVSKSNNISKAIRISEIIADGAIFTKSIANLPPNECTPTTLANFAKYISKKNKMKCTVISKLELKKKGFGGISAVGQGSKNEPKLIILEYNNGRKNEKPIVLVGKAVTFDTGGISLKPGDKMDEMKFDKCGGCTVLGIMKAVSELKLPINVVGIIPSVENMPGGESYRPGDIIKLYGGKTAEILNTDAEGRLILSDALSYGEKQYSPKAIIDFATLTGACIVALGTNVAAIISNNEKLTKKIKDASKNTSEEVWELPLNQNYMDMIKSDVADMKNVGIGRAAGTITAAAFLRNAINDTPWIHFDIAGVAWTQIATKEKSYNPKGATGFGVRLILDYLQKL
- a CDS encoding ribulose-phosphate 3-epimerase, with product MGLNYYQIKKNILRARKLVIKGTNAAGSGHPGGSFSMAEIMGCLFGKYLKFDPQNPQWEDRDRLVLSKGHASPGLFSNMAVAGYFPESELETLRKFGSKLQGHPDLKCPGVEFCGGSLGTGLSYSIGIALAAKIDSKNHHVYTIIGDGESDEGQVWEAAMTAAKYKVDNLTAFLDRNFIQQDSYTEKIMPLDEKLEGDDLSEMWKDASRWKTGDKWRSFGWNVIEIDGHRVEQISAAITKANATKGVPTMIISRTIKGKSVEHMEDNPQWHGKAPDSDVVPIINSELDSQFMIAPSIIAGDMTNLENEIKRCVSGRADYIHLDVMDGQFVSTKTFDHNKIKELRPLTVIPFDSHLMINEPVKHVQDYIDAGSDIITVHAEVTDESSFGEIHDLLKQNQVGVGFAINPDTEIPEWSYKFLPSLDQLIVMSVVPGKSGQKYIEETHSKMTRINSILKEHHFSGYIEADGGVNLENIGSIFADGARVFVGGGAIIGQQDVRSAIRDFRNEVLKSRRRILLDKANELGGIDLVKKWIGLHVVGEKQDQIKKIAQEVGYL